From one Gracilibacillus salinarum genomic stretch:
- a CDS encoding ornithine--oxo-acid transaminase: MADKNDSQNILVQTSKYGANNYHPLPVVIAEAKGVWVKDLEGNDYLDMLSGYSAVNQGHRHLKIIKALKEQADRVTLTSRAFHHDQLGYFFQKVAEITGKEKVLPMNTGAEAVETAVKTARRWAYETKGIQADQAEIIACEGNFHGRTMTAVSLSSESENRRDFGPMLPGLRLIPFGDIEALRAAITPNTAAFLMEPIQGEAGIIIPPAGYLKEVQDICRSAGILWIADEVQTGLGRTGKVFACDWEEVRPDMYLLGKALGGGVMPISCIAADQHIMRVFNPGSHGSTFGGNPLACAVAIASLQVIEEEQLAAQSLEQGEYLLQQLKQIEHPAIKEVRGKGLFIGVELYTSARPYCEQLKEQGVLCKETHENVIRFAPPLVITEKELEWAIDRIKRVFA; encoded by the coding sequence ATGGCGGATAAAAATGATTCGCAAAACATCCTTGTACAGACGTCTAAATATGGAGCAAATAATTACCATCCACTTCCAGTTGTTATTGCCGAAGCAAAGGGTGTCTGGGTGAAGGATTTGGAGGGCAACGATTATTTGGATATGTTAAGTGGTTATTCTGCTGTTAATCAGGGGCATCGACATCTTAAGATTATAAAAGCATTAAAGGAACAAGCGGATAGGGTGACTCTGACGTCACGTGCGTTTCACCATGATCAGCTTGGTTATTTTTTTCAGAAAGTGGCAGAGATAACTGGAAAAGAAAAGGTACTGCCGATGAATACCGGTGCTGAAGCGGTGGAAACAGCAGTTAAAACCGCTAGACGTTGGGCTTATGAAACAAAAGGAATTCAAGCAGATCAAGCAGAAATCATAGCATGTGAAGGGAACTTCCATGGCAGGACGATGACGGCTGTATCGTTATCATCGGAATCAGAGAATCGGCGAGATTTCGGTCCAATGTTACCGGGCCTGAGGCTGATTCCATTTGGAGATATCGAGGCGTTACGAGCGGCGATAACTCCTAATACTGCTGCTTTTTTGATGGAACCGATCCAAGGTGAAGCAGGAATTATTATTCCGCCAGCTGGTTATTTAAAAGAAGTGCAGGACATATGTCGAAGCGCCGGTATTTTGTGGATTGCCGATGAAGTGCAGACAGGTCTTGGGCGTACCGGAAAAGTATTCGCCTGTGATTGGGAGGAAGTAAGGCCCGATATGTATCTGCTTGGAAAGGCACTTGGAGGTGGCGTTATGCCGATCTCTTGTATAGCAGCAGATCAACACATTATGCGGGTGTTTAATCCGGGTTCACATGGCTCCACGTTTGGTGGCAATCCTTTAGCTTGTGCGGTGGCGATTGCTTCCCTGCAAGTAATTGAGGAGGAGCAACTAGCAGCACAGTCATTAGAGCAAGGGGAGTATCTTTTGCAACAATTAAAGCAAATTGAGCATCCTGCGATTAAAGAAGTTCGTGGTAAAGGGTTATTTATTGGAGTGGAATTGTACACAAGCGCACGCCCATACTGTGAACAGTTGAAGGAGCAAGGTGTGCTGTGTAAAGAAACACATGAAAATGTTATTCGGTTTGCTCCGCCATTAGTGATTACAGAAAAGGAATTAGAATGGGCAATCGATCGGATAAAACGAGTATTCGCTTAA
- a CDS encoding M20/M25/M40 family metallo-hydrolase — protein sequence MGNRSDKTSIRLKTTSDKTSSSFSFLEASSTMYKIEKWGDMMEVVKDTIQSIPDLIIRLVNVPSITNTDGENQMGNEIFSILAEMTYFKANPGHLYRVPLENDPLSRFSVAGLLKGNGDSNKTIILLSHYDVVGVEDYGNLKDYAFDPVTLKKILRDQYIDTLTEEVKKDLLSEHWLFGRGIMDMKAGLAIQLAVLHELSQQKDFDGNILLLATPDEETNSKGMLASVPFLNRVKREHQLTYELCICSEPNFAAYPGDRSKYVYKGSVGKVLPIVMSVGKETHVGEPLEGMNAGWMLTEVVQQMEWSELFTETIKGESNPPPTCLQMRDLKKRYDVQTIGMAYAIYNILTLEQTPLTVLNKLKAVVESAAEQLHENALLQYNKFKQGERRHFYNVKQPVVYEFQELYQLGVQQFGIHFEETIQETIHVSQDKGYDDREITIAVAEVVCEFFVDRAPFFVMMLAPPYYPHVGLDRTKAVDQKIAKIVDKLIEQHNREREETILSKQFFTGLSDVSYCRIANIGQVLPTLEANMPLWGKTYSIPVEQIAALDVPTINVGPYGKDAHKRTERLDVQYSANVAPYVLKQAIQMTLSLNQ from the coding sequence ATGGGCAATCGATCGGATAAAACGAGTATTCGCTTAAAAACAACGTCAGATAAAACGTCAAGCTCCTTTTCTTTCCTAGAGGCAAGCAGTACAATGTACAAAATAGAAAAATGGGGTGACATGATGGAGGTTGTAAAAGATACCATACAATCGATTCCCGATTTGATAATAAGATTAGTGAACGTCCCAAGTATTACGAATACGGATGGGGAAAATCAGATGGGTAATGAAATTTTTTCTATCTTAGCAGAGATGACATACTTCAAAGCTAATCCCGGTCATCTATATAGAGTTCCACTTGAAAATGATCCATTATCCCGCTTTTCTGTTGCTGGGTTGTTGAAAGGGAATGGCGATTCAAACAAAACAATTATTTTACTTAGCCACTATGATGTCGTTGGTGTAGAAGATTACGGGAATTTAAAAGATTATGCGTTTGATCCTGTTACATTAAAGAAAATATTGCGTGATCAGTATATCGATACATTAACTGAAGAAGTAAAAAAAGACTTACTTAGTGAGCATTGGCTGTTTGGACGCGGAATTATGGATATGAAAGCAGGGCTTGCCATTCAATTAGCAGTGCTTCACGAGTTGTCTCAACAAAAGGATTTTGATGGAAATATTTTGTTGCTTGCAACACCAGATGAAGAAACCAACTCAAAAGGTATGTTGGCATCTGTCCCCTTTTTAAACCGGGTAAAGCGAGAGCATCAACTAACGTATGAACTATGTATTTGCTCAGAACCGAACTTCGCCGCTTATCCTGGAGACAGGTCCAAATATGTGTATAAAGGTTCGGTTGGAAAAGTGCTGCCGATTGTGATGAGTGTTGGAAAAGAAACACATGTAGGCGAGCCTCTGGAGGGCATGAATGCGGGATGGATGCTAACGGAAGTGGTACAACAAATGGAATGGTCGGAGCTTTTCACTGAAACAATTAAAGGGGAAAGTAACCCGCCACCTACTTGCTTGCAAATGAGAGATTTGAAGAAAAGATATGACGTGCAAACCATTGGAATGGCCTATGCCATCTACAACATTTTGACACTTGAACAAACACCTTTAACAGTTTTAAACAAGCTTAAGGCAGTCGTCGAATCTGCTGCTGAGCAATTGCATGAGAATGCCTTACTGCAGTACAACAAATTTAAACAAGGAGAAAGACGCCACTTCTATAATGTGAAACAACCGGTAGTCTATGAATTTCAAGAATTATACCAACTGGGCGTGCAGCAATTTGGGATTCATTTTGAAGAAACGATTCAAGAAACCATTCACGTCAGTCAGGATAAAGGATATGACGACAGAGAAATAACGATTGCAGTAGCGGAAGTAGTCTGTGAGTTTTTCGTTGATCGGGCACCATTTTTTGTTATGATGCTCGCACCACCTTATTATCCCCACGTGGGTCTGGATAGGACGAAAGCAGTTGACCAAAAAATAGCCAAAATTGTAGATAAGTTGATAGAACAGCATAATCGTGAGCGGGAAGAAACGATACTGTCCAAGCAATTTTTCACAGGGCTATCTGATGTCAGCTACTGCAGAATTGCAAATATTGGGCAAGTCTTACCAACACTTGAGGCAAACATGCCATTATGGGGCAAGACTTATTCGATACCTGTCGAGCAGATTGCTGCGCTTGATGTACCGACCATTAACGTAGGGCCATACGGCAAGGATGCACATAAACGAACGGAACGCTTGGATGTGCAATACTCAGCAAACGTAGCCCCATACGTGTTAAAACAAGCGATTCAGATGACATTGTCTCTAAACCAGTAA
- the brnQ gene encoding branched-chain amino acid transport system II carrier protein translates to MSSRNSMGIITVGFMLFALFFGAGNLIFPAQIGQAAGDHLFTANLGFIITGVGLPVLGVLALAISGKNDLQTLASQVHPLYGIIFTVALYLTIGPLFALPRTNTVAYEIGVSPFFANQSNDIVLLIFTVVFFGLSLFLALQSSKIVDIIGKVLTPLLLIVIALLIIAAFINPIGGIQEPTEAYTVNSFFKGFQEGYLTMDMLAAFVFGIIIINAVKDLGYHSKKQMMMSTMKAALIAAVLLAIVYSSLAYVGAISVNEIGYVDNGGTILAASSEFYFGSFGKIILGFIVIGACLTTSIGLITSCASYFHKIIPKLSYKLWAVIFTVVSAVISNFGLTTIIEFSVPVLSMLYPLAMCLLVLTLLHPLYKGRKEVYQISILFTFVIALVDGLKAAGIHIESVDKLFTSVLPLYTVGLGWIIPAIAGGLIGFVWSRFRKDSTA, encoded by the coding sequence ATGTCATCACGAAATTCAATGGGGATCATAACAGTAGGCTTTATGTTATTTGCGCTGTTTTTTGGTGCGGGAAATCTGATTTTTCCAGCACAAATAGGACAAGCCGCTGGTGACCATCTTTTCACAGCGAACTTAGGATTTATCATTACAGGAGTTGGTTTACCAGTATTAGGAGTACTGGCTCTAGCGATTTCAGGAAAAAACGATCTCCAAACGTTAGCAAGTCAAGTGCATCCTCTCTATGGCATTATTTTTACGGTCGCTCTTTATTTAACAATTGGACCGTTATTTGCTTTACCTAGAACGAATACAGTGGCATATGAAATAGGGGTATCACCTTTTTTTGCAAATCAATCCAATGACATAGTGTTATTGATTTTTACAGTTGTTTTCTTTGGTTTATCGTTATTTTTGGCCTTACAGTCAAGTAAAATTGTCGATATTATCGGAAAAGTGCTGACCCCTTTACTATTAATTGTAATTGCGTTATTAATCATTGCAGCATTCATTAATCCTATCGGAGGAATCCAGGAACCTACGGAAGCCTATACAGTCAACAGTTTCTTTAAAGGATTTCAGGAAGGTTATTTAACCATGGATATGCTGGCAGCGTTTGTGTTCGGAATTATTATTATTAACGCCGTCAAAGATCTTGGTTATCATTCAAAAAAACAGATGATGATGTCTACAATGAAAGCAGCACTAATAGCAGCAGTATTGCTAGCTATCGTCTATTCATCACTTGCCTATGTAGGTGCAATAAGTGTCAATGAAATTGGCTACGTGGATAATGGTGGTACCATTTTAGCCGCTTCATCGGAGTTTTATTTTGGGTCATTTGGTAAAATCATTCTCGGGTTTATTGTAATAGGAGCTTGTTTAACAACAAGTATCGGGTTGATCACATCCTGTGCATCTTATTTCCATAAAATCATCCCAAAATTGTCGTATAAATTATGGGCTGTTATTTTTACCGTCGTCAGTGCTGTCATCTCGAACTTCGGCTTAACAACGATTATTGAATTTTCAGTGCCTGTGTTATCGATGTTGTATCCTTTAGCAATGTGTTTATTGGTATTAACTTTATTACACCCGCTGTACAAAGGAAGAAAAGAGGTTTATCAAATCAGTATTTTGTTTACCTTTGTCATTGCGTTAGTAGACGGATTGAAAGCAGCAGGAATCCATATAGAATCAGTAGACAAGTTATTCACGTCTGTCCTTCCACTTTACACTGTTGGTTTAGGATGGATAATACCTGCCATCGCAGGGGGACTGATTGGCTTTGTTTGGAGTCGTTTCAGGAAAGATTCAACAGCTTAA
- the pelA gene encoding pectate lyase has translation MKKLLLSFLVLLITFTTIPVSPLIVSGAASSNAPTGLAANAGDGQVSLSWNRSVGSGKSLLYIGNDVPADHKTIAHLETLGFNNIELVRAEEAVTEDAEGHDIVFVGESGGSADIGQKFMNVEIPVIYAKGWVVDNVHLSSAASGDSGDIDGQTSISIQNSDHPLAAGLTDAVEVYNQAGKVNFGTPGEDADVIATVAGDQEKATIFAYEKGDKRVNGDTIPARRVSTFLFKDQEDYMTEAGWKLFDASVEWALDTDESAKTFTLKRSETAGGPYETVASGLDTTSYTDSEVENGTTYYYVLSLISDEGESDITEEIHATPVEALAAPTGLQAAAGNGEVTLNWEAVEAATSYDVLRSAVDQPDAYELIANNLSETTYTDTDLTNGETYFYVVTAGNDVATSVHSQSVSVTPVNTSPVIELDELPSSINEKMYTITGKVDQPSTVSINGEQVEVTDLTFNHIIELAEGENSITIEAVNEDGEAAEPVELTVTYEEEPPIVTVDDAVGEDKGDYYQTVYNPYPVSGTMNEAGTVLINGKEVEVKEDLSFETKLELTNGEKNTITIVGIDQAGNKSKQIQLTVLPDPETVAPGPIKIISAEVLDRHAVKVTFNGKVANFDPNDLELLEATGKWESLNPDLEANFTITGTTVEENEAGQTVVIYETEEAFGLDGALEREVSEDPHHVPYLKADYYSDNLEESITQADNLLTWQIEHGGWDKNKSDTLFTRPWDGEEPRSESYSFSADMETGTIDNNATIDEILFLALMYKETGYERYKESVLKGIEFLQNLQYETGGFAQAYPLNGSYQDNVTFNDNAMIRTLNAMTLMAEKQYPFNSDIISADLATEIQASVNLATDYLVNAQIKVDGELTAWGQQHDPFTYEPVTGRAFEIPSISGFESVSIVQYLMALPDQTPAVQTAVEGALNWFDEVEVEGYRFERFDENEQYYYEDPSSSYWYRLYEIGTNKPLFTQRSNELVTHDIMDLDKDNRSSYMWAGDFAADLLQVANTTGYFENRAYVKVVGENSTNIAGETLELDALHRIEGQSESVDPDPDPDDGDDENENTNGEDNGNTTDTDENEEGNDNNSDKTDNEETNENNEEEENIANMEESEGQSLPDTATNMYNWLMFGGVILLAGVGIFIYQWKRTKSVKNE, from the coding sequence GTGAAGAAATTATTACTATCATTTTTAGTATTGCTTATTACCTTTACAACAATACCTGTTAGTCCATTGATCGTCTCCGGTGCAGCATCTTCAAATGCGCCAACAGGACTCGCGGCAAATGCGGGCGATGGGCAAGTATCATTGAGCTGGAATCGTTCTGTTGGCAGCGGCAAATCATTACTATACATAGGTAATGACGTTCCAGCGGATCACAAAACGATTGCCCATTTAGAAACACTGGGATTTAACAACATTGAACTGGTACGAGCGGAAGAAGCGGTAACAGAAGATGCCGAGGGGCATGACATCGTCTTTGTCGGTGAATCCGGCGGTTCTGCAGATATTGGCCAAAAGTTCATGAACGTAGAGATTCCTGTTATCTATGCGAAAGGATGGGTCGTAGATAATGTGCATTTAAGCAGTGCAGCATCTGGTGATTCTGGGGATATTGACGGCCAAACCTCCATTTCTATTCAAAACAGCGATCATCCCTTGGCGGCAGGACTTACAGACGCTGTAGAAGTTTATAACCAGGCAGGGAAAGTCAATTTTGGTACGCCAGGTGAAGATGCAGACGTGATTGCAACCGTAGCTGGAGATCAGGAAAAAGCTACTATTTTTGCGTACGAAAAAGGGGACAAACGTGTCAATGGCGACACCATTCCAGCTCGTCGTGTTTCCACTTTTTTATTTAAAGACCAAGAGGACTACATGACAGAAGCAGGCTGGAAGCTATTTGATGCATCTGTTGAATGGGCACTTGATACAGATGAATCAGCCAAAACCTTTACATTAAAACGAAGTGAAACAGCAGGGGGACCGTATGAGACGGTTGCATCTGGACTAGACACTACTTCTTATACGGATAGTGAGGTGGAAAACGGCACTACCTATTATTATGTTCTTTCACTCATATCTGATGAAGGTGAAAGTGATATAACAGAAGAAATCCACGCGACACCGGTAGAAGCATTAGCAGCTCCAACGGGCTTACAAGCTGCAGCAGGTAATGGTGAAGTCACGCTTAATTGGGAGGCTGTTGAAGCTGCAACTTCCTATGATGTGCTGCGAAGTGCAGTGGATCAGCCAGATGCGTATGAATTAATAGCAAACAATCTGTCAGAGACTACTTATACCGATACAGATCTTACAAACGGAGAAACGTATTTCTATGTTGTTACGGCAGGGAATGATGTCGCAACCAGTGTTCATTCACAATCCGTTTCAGTTACACCGGTCAATACAAGTCCGGTCATCGAGCTGGATGAACTGCCTTCTTCTATAAATGAAAAAATGTATACGATTACAGGAAAAGTTGATCAACCGAGCACGGTTTCGATTAATGGGGAGCAAGTAGAAGTAACTGATCTTACTTTTAACCACATAATTGAGCTTGCCGAAGGGGAAAACAGCATTACCATCGAAGCTGTAAATGAAGATGGGGAAGCGGCAGAACCAGTGGAACTAACCGTCACCTATGAAGAAGAGCCACCAATCGTAACAGTAGATGATGCAGTAGGAGAGGACAAAGGGGATTACTACCAAACTGTTTATAATCCCTATCCGGTTTCAGGTACGATGAATGAAGCAGGTACGGTGTTGATTAATGGGAAGGAAGTTGAAGTAAAAGAAGACCTTTCATTCGAGACGAAATTGGAGCTTACTAATGGAGAAAAAAATACGATTACGATTGTAGGTATTGATCAAGCCGGGAATAAATCAAAACAAATTCAGTTAACGGTATTACCGGATCCAGAAACCGTGGCGCCAGGTCCAATTAAAATTATAAGCGCAGAAGTACTTGATCGCCATGCCGTCAAAGTGACCTTTAATGGTAAGGTCGCCAATTTCGATCCAAATGACCTTGAATTACTGGAGGCGACAGGGAAATGGGAGAGCTTAAATCCTGATCTTGAGGCGAATTTCACCATAACCGGTACTACGGTTGAAGAGAACGAAGCTGGTCAAACAGTAGTGATTTACGAGACTGAAGAAGCTTTTGGATTGGATGGAGCACTTGAAAGAGAAGTGAGTGAAGATCCTCATCATGTGCCGTATTTAAAGGCAGATTATTATTCCGATAATCTGGAAGAATCGATTACGCAGGCAGATAACCTGTTAACATGGCAGATTGAGCACGGGGGATGGGATAAAAATAAATCAGACACGTTATTCACCCGGCCATGGGATGGTGAAGAACCACGATCTGAATCGTATTCGTTTAGTGCAGACATGGAAACAGGAACGATTGATAACAATGCGACCATTGATGAAATTTTGTTCCTGGCCTTGATGTACAAAGAAACAGGTTATGAAAGGTATAAAGAATCGGTTTTAAAAGGGATTGAATTCTTGCAAAATTTACAGTATGAAACAGGTGGTTTTGCACAGGCCTATCCATTAAACGGAAGCTATCAGGATAATGTGACATTTAATGATAATGCGATGATTCGCACATTAAACGCGATGACGTTAATGGCAGAGAAACAATACCCATTTAATTCAGATATTATCAGTGCTGATTTAGCGACAGAAATCCAGGCATCTGTAAATTTGGCGACAGATTATCTAGTGAACGCACAAATCAAAGTAGATGGAGAGCTGACGGCATGGGGCCAACAGCATGACCCTTTTACTTACGAGCCGGTAACAGGCAGAGCCTTCGAAATTCCATCGATATCGGGCTTTGAGTCTGTCAGTATTGTGCAATATTTAATGGCATTACCAGATCAAACGCCAGCGGTGCAGACAGCTGTTGAAGGCGCGTTGAACTGGTTTGATGAAGTAGAGGTAGAGGGCTATCGATTTGAACGGTTTGATGAGAATGAACAATATTATTACGAGGACCCTTCCAGCTCTTACTGGTATCGACTCTATGAAATTGGGACGAATAAACCATTATTTACGCAGCGCAGTAACGAACTGGTTACCCACGATATTATGGATCTGGACAAAGATAACAGATCAAGCTACATGTGGGCTGGTGATTTTGCCGCGGACTTATTGCAAGTGGCTAATACTACAGGTTACTTCGAAAATCGTGCCTATGTAAAAGTAGTAGGCGAGAATTCTACGAATATAGCGGGAGAAACATTAGAACTGGATGCGTTACATCGAATTGAAGGACAGTCGGAGTCGGTAGATCCAGATCCGGATCCGGATGATGGTGACGATGAAAATGAAAATACCAATGGAGAAGACAATGGAAATACGACTGACACAGATGAGAATGAAGAAGGAAATGACAACAATTCAGATAAGACCGATAACGAAGAAACAAATGAAAACAACGAAGAAGAGGAAAACATCGCAAACATGGAAGAATCAGAAGGGCAGTCTCTCCCTGATACAGCTACCAATATGTATAACTGGTTAATGTTTGGCGGCGTTATTTTACTAGCTGGGGTCGGTATTTTCATCTATCAATGGAAAAGAACAAAATCCGTTAAGAATGAGTAA